A genomic window from bacterium includes:
- a CDS encoding L-threonylcarbamoyladenylate synthase, with protein MGIPRNERNERAVAHLRSGGVLIYPTETSYAIGCDATNARAVARVFAAKGRVAEKSLPLIVASRAMAKRYARWNAQAEVLARVHWPGPLTLVLPYASGARLARGVVAEDRTIALRVSSHPVARALCRRLGRPIVATSANIAGAPPAFTVAEVERFVRHLKSPPLVLTAGDLPPCPPSTIVALTSPVPCILRQGSIVIAPHI; from the coding sequence ATGGGAATTCCTCGCAATGAAAGGAATGAGCGTGCGGTTGCCCACCTCCGGAGCGGCGGGGTGCTCATTTACCCCACGGAGACCTCCTACGCAATCGGGTGCGATGCGACCAACGCGCGTGCCGTCGCGCGCGTGTTCGCGGCGAAGGGTCGCGTCGCGGAGAAATCCCTGCCGCTCATCGTGGCATCTCGCGCGATGGCGAAGCGTTACGCGCGATGGAATGCGCAGGCCGAGGTGCTCGCTCGCGTGCACTGGCCCGGGCCCCTCACGCTCGTCCTCCCGTATGCGAGCGGAGCACGGCTCGCTCGCGGCGTGGTGGCAGAGGATCGCACCATCGCCCTGCGCGTCTCGTCGCACCCGGTCGCCCGCGCGCTCTGCCGTCGCCTCGGTCGCCCGATTGTTGCGACGTCGGCGAACATCGCCGGTGCGCCGCCGGCATTCACCGTGGCGGAGGTCGAGCGTTTTGTTCGACACCTCAAGTCACCACCGCTCGTCCTCACCGCTGGTGATCTCCCGCCATGTCCACCTTCCACCATCGTCGCGCTTACGAGTCCCGTCCCGTGCATCCTCCGCCAGGGAAGCATCGTAATAGCCCCTCACATCTAG
- the prfB gene encoding peptide chain release factor 2 (programmed frameshift), with translation MSELLRQLDTLVQRLNAARDFLDLAGRKKEIAHLEEETMRSGFWDDRDRATEVTRRMADLRSDVDTWEHLHREATDLLELAGLDADDQSESIREELEPQVLVLEHQLQMLEVRALLSGKHDADDAIIAIHAGAGGTEAQDWAAMILRMLLRYAEAQGWTARVVDEHRGEEAGIKSAVVDVRGRFAYGLLQSEVGVHRLVRLSPYDSDHRRHTSFCLVEVLPDLGEATEVNIDPKDIRIDTFLSSGHGGQSVQTTYSAVRIVHLPTGIIVSCQNERSQQQNRQTAMRVLQARLQAIEEAKLAEEKQVLRGEYKEAAWGNQIRSYVLHPYKMVKDLRSRYEESNPDDVLNGKLDRFVEEYLRWKAEGKPDRKVAAES, from the exons ATGTCCGAACTCCTCCGGCAGCTTGACACCCTCGTGCAGCGCCTCAACGCTGCGCGGGACTTCCTT GACCTCGCCGGACGCAAGAAGGAGATCGCACACCTCGAGGAGGAGACGATGCGTTCCGGGTTCTGGGATGATCGGGATCGCGCGACGGAGGTGACGCGTCGGATGGCAGATCTCCGGAGCGATGTGGATACGTGGGAGCACCTCCACCGCGAGGCCACGGATCTCCTGGAGCTCGCGGGCCTCGACGCCGATGACCAGTCCGAGAGCATCCGTGAAGAGCTCGAGCCGCAGGTGCTGGTGCTCGAACACCAGCTCCAGATGCTCGAGGTGCGCGCGCTCCTCAGCGGAAAGCACGATGCGGACGATGCGATCATCGCGATCCACGCCGGTGCAGGCGGTACTGAGGCGCAGGATTGGGCCGCGATGATCCTCCGCATGCTCCTCCGGTACGCGGAGGCGCAGGGGTGGACTGCGCGCGTCGTGGACGAGCACCGTGGCGAAGAAGCGGGCATCAAGTCCGCGGTGGTGGACGTGCGCGGTCGTTTCGCGTATGGCCTCCTCCAATCCGAGGTGGGAGTCCACCGGCTCGTTCGGCTCTCTCCCTACGATTCCGACCACCGGCGGCACACGTCGTTCTGCCTCGTGGAAGTCCTCCCGGACCTCGGGGAAGCAACGGAGGTGAACATTGATCCGAAGGACATTCGCATTGATACATTCCTTTCGTCCGGACACGGCGGACAGAGCGTGCAGACCACCTACTCGGCGGTGCGCATCGTCCATCTCCCCACGGGCATCATCGTGTCGTGCCAGAACGAACGCTCGCAGCAGCAGAATCGGCAGACCGCGATGCGCGTGCTCCAGGCGCGACTCCAGGCCATCGAAGAGGCCAAGCTCGCCGAGGAAAAACAGGTGCTCCGCGGCGAGTACAAGGAGGCGGCGTGGGGCAACCAAATTCGGTCGTACGTCCTCCACCCGTACAAGATGGTGAAGGACCTCCGTTCGCGCTACGAGGAATCCAACCCCGACGACGTGCTCAACGGGAAACTCGATCGTTTCGTCGAGGAGTACCTCCGCTGGAAGGCCGAGGGGAAGCCGGATCGGAAGGTGGCGGCTGAGTCCTAG
- a CDS encoding rRNA adenine dimethyltransferase family protein — protein sequence MRPHRAAGQNFLINTGTLQCIVDAVHPQPEDTILEIGAGFGVLTEALAPAAGRVVAVERDHRIVPLLRERIAQYANVIVVEADILDILSSPHTPPHVVISSDAIPPPVISSDAASEKSHTPHTTLRFLLSQHNIGTRKIVANLPYSITSDFLRVLFDRVADGTLSPPERVVLLLQYEVVERLIGRTERQRGLPTMLTELACGSIRRVARVPGTHFWPAPKVQSAVAVFSAWRSPEEIAALVESGREHLIAVMKQGFAHPRRQLVNTLHGTSDAVWTRAGVAPSSRPAMLTLHQWIALANAIAAP from the coding sequence ATGCGTCCGCACCGCGCTGCAGGGCAGAACTTTCTCATCAACACGGGGACGCTCCAGTGCATCGTTGACGCGGTCCACCCGCAGCCCGAGGACACCATCCTGGAGATCGGCGCGGGCTTCGGCGTGCTCACGGAGGCGCTCGCACCGGCAGCGGGGCGCGTTGTCGCCGTCGAGCGTGACCATCGCATCGTCCCCCTGCTCCGCGAGCGCATCGCGCAGTACGCGAACGTCATCGTCGTGGAAGCGGACATCCTTGATATCCTCTCGAGTCCACACACGCCCCCGCATGTTGTCATTTCGAGCGATGCCATCCCTCCTCCTGTCATTTCGAGCGATGCCGCGAGCGAGAAATCTCACACGCCCCACACAACGTTGCGCTTTCTACTATCCCAACACAACATCGGCACGCGGAAGATTGTCGCGAACCTCCCGTACAGCATCACGTCGGACTTCCTCCGCGTCTTGTTTGATCGCGTGGCGGATGGAACGCTTTCGCCGCCCGAGCGCGTCGTGCTCCTCCTCCAGTACGAAGTAGTAGAGCGGCTCATCGGGAGGACCGAACGACAGCGGGGGCTCCCCACGATGCTCACTGAGCTCGCCTGCGGGAGCATCCGTCGTGTCGCGCGGGTGCCGGGCACGCACTTCTGGCCCGCGCCCAAGGTGCAGAGCGCGGTGGCGGTGTTCAGCGCGTGGCGGTCGCCGGAGGAGATCGCCGCGCTCGTCGAGAGCGGTCGGGAGCACCTCATCGCGGTGATGAAGCAGGGGTTTGCGCACCCGCGTAGGCAACTCGTAAACACGCTCCACGGGACCAGTGATGCGGTGTGGACACGCGCCGGTGTCGCTCCGTCGAGCAGGCCCGCTATGCTCACGCTCCACCAGTGGATAGCACTCGCCAACGCGATTGCCGCTCCGTGA